One Natator depressus isolate rNatDep1 chromosome 5, rNatDep2.hap1, whole genome shotgun sequence DNA segment encodes these proteins:
- the FST gene encoding follistatin isoform X1, with amino-acid sequence MLNQRIHPGMLLFLMLLCHFMEDHTGLAGNCWLRQAKNGRCQVLYKTDLSKEECCKTGRLTTSWTEEDVNDNTLFKWMIFNGGAPNCIPCKETCENVDCGPGKKCKMNKKNKPRCVCAPDCSNVTWKGPVCGLDGKTYRNECALLKARCKEQPELEVQYQGKCKKTCRDVLCPGSSTCVVDQTNNAYCVTCNRICPEPTSPEQYLCGNDGITYASACHLRKATCLLGRSIGLAYEGKCIKAKSCEDIQCSAGKKCLWDFKVGRGRCALCDELCPESKSDEAVCASDNTTYPSECAMKEAACSMGVLLEVKHSGSCNSINEDPEEEEEDEDPDYNFPISSILEW; translated from the exons ATGTTAAATCAGAGAATCCACCCGGGCATGCTTTTATTCCTGATGCTTCTGTGCCACTTCATGGAAGATCACACAGGACTGG CTGGGAATTGTTGGCTCCGGCAGGCAAAGAACGGCCGCTGCCAGGTCCTCTATAAGACTGATCTGAGCAAGGAGGAGTGCTGCAAAACGGGCCGGCTAACCACTTCATGGACTGAAGAAGACGTCAACGACAACACGCTTTTTAAGTGGATGATTTTTAACGGTGGTGCCCCAAACTGTATCCCATGCAAAG AAACgtgtgagaacgtggactgtggACCTGGGAAGAAATGTAAAATGAACAAGAAGAACAAACCTCGGTGTGTTTGTGCTCCGGATTGCTCTAATGTCACTTGGAAGGGTCCTGTGTGTGGCTTAGATGGGAAAACCTACAGGAACGAGTGTGCTCTCCTCAAAGCCAGATGTAAAGAGCAACCCGAACTTGAAGTCCAATATCAGGGCAAATGCAAAA AGACCTGCAGGGATGTTTTATGTCCAGGCAGTTCCACGTGTGTGGTTGATCAAACTAATAATGCCTACTGTGTGACATGTAATCGGATTTGCCCGGAGCCTACTTCCCCTGAACAGTATCTCTGTGGGAATGATGGAATAACATATGCTAGTGCTTGCCACCTGAGAAAGGCTACCTGCCTACTGGGCAGATCCATTGGATTAGCCTACGAGGGAAAATGTATCA AAGCCAAATCCTGTGAAGATATCCAGTGCAGTGCTGGGAAGAAATGTTTGTGGGATTTCAAGGTTGGCAGAGGTCGATGTGCCCTCTGTGATGAGCTGTGCCCTGAAAGCAAGTCAGATGAAGCAGTCTGTGCCAGCGATAACACTACTTACCCAAGCGAGTGTGCCATGAAAGAAGCAGCCTGCTCCATGGGTGTGCTTTTAGAAGTAAAGCACTCTGGATCTTGCAACT CCATTAATGAAGACCccgaggaagaagaggaagatgaagaCCCGGACTACAACTTTCCTATATCTTCCATTCTAGAGTGGTAA
- the FST gene encoding follistatin isoform X2, with protein sequence MLNQRIHPGMLLFLMLLCHFMEDHTGLAGNCWLRQAKNGRCQVLYKTDLSKEECCKTGRLTTSWTEEDVNDNTLFKWMIFNGGAPNCIPCKETCENVDCGPGKKCKMNKKNKPRCVCAPDCSNVTWKGPVCGLDGKTYRNECALLKARCKEQPELEVQYQGKCKKTCRDVLCPGSSTCVVDQTNNAYCVTCNRICPEPTSPEQYLCGNDGITYASACHLRKATCLLGRSIGLAYEGKCIKAKSCEDIQCSAGKKCLWDFKVGRGRCALCDELCPESKSDEAVCASDNTTYPSECAMKEAACSMGVLLEVKHSGSCN encoded by the exons ATGTTAAATCAGAGAATCCACCCGGGCATGCTTTTATTCCTGATGCTTCTGTGCCACTTCATGGAAGATCACACAGGACTGG CTGGGAATTGTTGGCTCCGGCAGGCAAAGAACGGCCGCTGCCAGGTCCTCTATAAGACTGATCTGAGCAAGGAGGAGTGCTGCAAAACGGGCCGGCTAACCACTTCATGGACTGAAGAAGACGTCAACGACAACACGCTTTTTAAGTGGATGATTTTTAACGGTGGTGCCCCAAACTGTATCCCATGCAAAG AAACgtgtgagaacgtggactgtggACCTGGGAAGAAATGTAAAATGAACAAGAAGAACAAACCTCGGTGTGTTTGTGCTCCGGATTGCTCTAATGTCACTTGGAAGGGTCCTGTGTGTGGCTTAGATGGGAAAACCTACAGGAACGAGTGTGCTCTCCTCAAAGCCAGATGTAAAGAGCAACCCGAACTTGAAGTCCAATATCAGGGCAAATGCAAAA AGACCTGCAGGGATGTTTTATGTCCAGGCAGTTCCACGTGTGTGGTTGATCAAACTAATAATGCCTACTGTGTGACATGTAATCGGATTTGCCCGGAGCCTACTTCCCCTGAACAGTATCTCTGTGGGAATGATGGAATAACATATGCTAGTGCTTGCCACCTGAGAAAGGCTACCTGCCTACTGGGCAGATCCATTGGATTAGCCTACGAGGGAAAATGTATCA AAGCCAAATCCTGTGAAGATATCCAGTGCAGTGCTGGGAAGAAATGTTTGTGGGATTTCAAGGTTGGCAGAGGTCGATGTGCCCTCTGTGATGAGCTGTGCCCTGAAAGCAAGTCAGATGAAGCAGTCTGTGCCAGCGATAACACTACTTACCCAAGCGAGTGTGCCATGAAAGAAGCAGCCTGCTCCATGGGTGTGCTTTTAGAAGTAAAGCACTCTGGATCTTGCAACT GA